The sequence CCATGACCTTGAACAGATACTTGATACCAGTGATGAATGGATTCGTACCCGGACAGGGATACGTGAGCGACGAATACTGAAAGATCCTGAAAAAGCCACGTCGTTTATGTGCAGCGAGGTTGCTTTGCAGCTCATCGAAAAAAGGGGTATTTCCGCCGATGAAATTGATCTGATCATTGTAGCGACCATGACTCCCGATATGATGTTTCCCTCGACGGCATGTCTTGTCCAGAAAAACATTGGCGCCTCGAATGCTTGGGCATTCGATCTTTCGGGCGCTTGCTCCGGCTTTATTTACGCCCTCAACACCGGTGCACAGTTTGTAGCAGCAGGAACTCATAAAAAAGTTCTGGTTATAGGTGGAGAAAAAATGTCCGCCGTTATGGATTATACCGATCGAACAACCTGCGTTCTTTTCGGTGATGGTGCCGCAGGAGTCTTGATCGAGCCGGGAACAGATGAAAACTACGGCCTGCTCGATTCCAGGCTCTACTCTGACGGTAGAGGGGGCGCCAACCTCTGTATGCCCGGTGGAGGAAGTCTAAACCCCACGACACATGAAACCGTAGACCAGAAACTTCATTATTTGCAACAGGATGGACGGCAGGTATTCAAATCAGCAGTTGTTGCCATGGCAGATGTTGCGACGGAACTCATGACCCGCAACAACCTTACCGCAGAGGATGTAGATTACCTTATACCGCACCAGGCGAATCAGAGAATCATTCAGGCAACTGCAGAACGCATGGGAATTGACCTGGAACAGGTATCGATCAATATCGACCGTTACGGCAACACTTCAGCGGCAACCATACCAATCTGTATCGCAGAGCTCCATGAGGAAGGCAAGCTTCAGAGTGGAAACAACCTTATTCTCGTCAGCTTCGGTGCGGGATATACCTGGGGCGGCATTTACATCAAATGGTTATAAACCCGGGCCATCTGTGCCTCACTTGTTTTATCCGGTAGAGGATATACATTGTCAAATATATTATTTGTAACAGAGAAAACGTTTCATGAAAGCATTTGTATTTCCGGGCCAGGGCTCACAGTATTGCGGCATGGCCGAAGATATTTTCCAGCAGTATCCCGAAGCCCGAAACCTGATGGAGCGGGCAAATGAAATTCTCGGCTACTCCATCACCGACATCATGTTCAACGGCAGCGAGGAGGTTCTTCGTGAGACACGTTATACTCAGCCGGCAATCTTTCTTCACAGCATCTGTGCCGCCACTCTTCTTAGCAATACAGATGTTGCCATGACTGCAGGTCACAGCCTTGGAGAATATACCGCACTGTGCTTCGCCGGTGCGATGTGTTTTGAAGATGCCCTCCGAGTTGTCTCAAAACGGGGAGAACTCATGCAGAATGCCGGAACACTCAACCCCGGAACCATGGCGGCAATCATCGGCATGAGCAACGAAGCTCTCGAAGATCTTCTCGCAGAGACCAGGGCTTCAGGAGTCGTTCAGGCTGCAAACTTCAATTCTCCAGGCCAGATAGTGATTTCCGGAGAGATCGGGGCAGTAAGAAAAGCTGTCGAGCTCGCTCCGTCAATGGGTGCGAGAATGGCAAAAGAACTTGTTGTTTCAGGAGCGTTCCACTCTCCTCTCATGAAACCCGCTGAAGAGGAACTGAAAGCGTCTCTTGACGAAATCACCATTAACAATTCCCGCATTCCCGTTTGCATGAATGTTGTAGCACAGCCGATCACAATGGCCGACGAGATACGCAAAAACCTCGTGCTGCAACTGACAAGCTCTGTTCGATGGGCTCAATCGGTTGAAGCAATGATTGCGGGAGGTATAACGTCGTTTATTGAAATCGGTCCGCAAAAAGTTCTTCAGGGTCTGGTGAAAAGAATCGACCGGTCAGTCACCATCAGTGGCATTGATAATGCGAATCAGGTAGCTCAATGCCTCGCAACGAAGCAAGAACAGTAATGACAAGACATAAACAACCGGAAAAAAATTATGTTTGAAGGAAAAAACGCCGTTATCACAGGAGCGGCAAGAGGTATCGGCCAGGCAATAGCTTTAGACCTTGCCACAAAAGGAGCGAATATTATCATTTGCGACCTGCAGAAGGAATGGCTCGAAGAAACAGCCGCTGCCGTGAAGAAAACCGGCAGAAAAGTTAGCTGTAAAGAGCTCGACGTCACAAACCACGATACAACACAATCGGTATTCCAGGAGATTGCATCCGAATGCGGAACCATAGACATCCTTGTCAATAATGCCGGTATAACCCGTGATGGCTTGCTTATGCGTATGAGTGAAGCCGACTGGGATGCCGTGCTTGCGGTGAACCTGAAAGGCACCTTTAACTGCACCAAGGCCGTTAGCCGAACCATGATGAAACAGCGCTCTGGCGCAATCGTCAATATTGCCTCGATTATCGGTATTGCGGGAAATGTGGGACAAGCGAACTACAGCGCTTCGAAAGCAGGTGTCATAGCCTTTACAAAGTCCATAGCCAAAGAACTTGCCTCGAGAAATATCAGAGTTAACGCTGTCGCGCCAGGCTTTATCACGTCAAAAATGACCGATGCGCTTTCTGATGACGTTCGTGAAAGCATGCTCAATGCCATTCCTTTGAAACAGTTCGGTACTCAAGAACAGGTTGCCGGCGTCGTGTCTTTTCTTGCAAGCGACCAAGCGGGCTATATTACAGGTGAAGTCATAAACATCAGCGGTGGCATGGTTATGTGATTTGGCAGAGGCCACTCTGATTTGTATATTGCCGGACATTTTTTTAATTGTTTTTAATGAAAACGAATAATTCCAAAACCTAATCTAGAGAGGAAATACAATGAGTGCGGAAATCAAAGACAAAGTTTACGACATTATCGTAAGCAAAATGGGTGTCAACAAAGATCAGATCAAACTTGAATCAAAGTTTGCCGACGATCTGGGAGCTGATTCACTTGACACTGTTGAGCTGATCATGGAGCTTGAAAATGAATTTGACATTCAGATTCCTGATGAAGATGCAGAAAAAATCAGCACTGTACAGCAGGCAATCGACTACATCGTCAACAAGTGACACTCCCTGCAGCAGCGGAATTTACAGGCTTAACATTAAATAATTGAAATGGGTCAGGAACGCAAACGTATTGTCGTAACAGGTGTCGGAGTAGTATCCCCTCTTGGTTTTTCAACAAAAGAACTATGGGAGTCCTTACACCAGGGAAAAAGCGCTGCCGCACCCATAAGCTATTTTGACACGACAGGCTTTTCAACCCGTTTTGCCTGTGAACTTAAAGGGTTCAAAGCCGAGGATTATGTGGATTCGAAATCCGCTTCGAGAATGGACCCTTTCAGCCAGTACGCCGTGGTAGCTGCAGAACAGGCCCTGAAAGATTCAGGGCTTGACCTTTCGGCTATAGACCTTGCAAGAATAGGAGTTGTTCACGGTTCAGGAACCGGAGGGATGACGATCCATGACAAACAGATGCGTGCCTTTCTCGACAGGGGACCCCGCAGGATCAGTCCTTTCTTCATACCGATGCTCATACCCGATATAGCAGCTGGGCAGATCTCGATGAGAAACAAGCTGATGGGCCCGAATTATGCAACCGCCTCGGCGTGTGCAACATCACTGCATGCAATCATCGATGCGTGGATGCTCCTGCAGCTCGACATGGCGGATTATATGGTATGTGGTGGTTCGGAAGCCGCCATTACTCCGATGAGCGTAGGC is a genomic window of Prosthecochloris marina containing:
- a CDS encoding beta-ketoacyl-ACP synthase III; amino-acid sequence: MKAVITATAKYLPESVLSNHDLEQILDTSDEWIRTRTGIRERRILKDPEKATSFMCSEVALQLIEKRGISADEIDLIIVATMTPDMMFPSTACLVQKNIGASNAWAFDLSGACSGFIYALNTGAQFVAAGTHKKVLVIGGEKMSAVMDYTDRTTCVLFGDGAAGVLIEPGTDENYGLLDSRLYSDGRGGANLCMPGGGSLNPTTHETVDQKLHYLQQDGRQVFKSAVVAMADVATELMTRNNLTAEDVDYLIPHQANQRIIQATAERMGIDLEQVSINIDRYGNTSAATIPICIAELHEEGKLQSGNNLILVSFGAGYTWGGIYIKWL
- the fabD gene encoding ACP S-malonyltransferase: MKAFVFPGQGSQYCGMAEDIFQQYPEARNLMERANEILGYSITDIMFNGSEEVLRETRYTQPAIFLHSICAATLLSNTDVAMTAGHSLGEYTALCFAGAMCFEDALRVVSKRGELMQNAGTLNPGTMAAIIGMSNEALEDLLAETRASGVVQAANFNSPGQIVISGEIGAVRKAVELAPSMGARMAKELVVSGAFHSPLMKPAEEELKASLDEITINNSRIPVCMNVVAQPITMADEIRKNLVLQLTSSVRWAQSVEAMIAGGITSFIEIGPQKVLQGLVKRIDRSVTISGIDNANQVAQCLATKQEQ
- the fabG gene encoding 3-oxoacyl-[acyl-carrier-protein] reductase, which codes for MFEGKNAVITGAARGIGQAIALDLATKGANIIICDLQKEWLEETAAAVKKTGRKVSCKELDVTNHDTTQSVFQEIASECGTIDILVNNAGITRDGLLMRMSEADWDAVLAVNLKGTFNCTKAVSRTMMKQRSGAIVNIASIIGIAGNVGQANYSASKAGVIAFTKSIAKELASRNIRVNAVAPGFITSKMTDALSDDVRESMLNAIPLKQFGTQEQVAGVVSFLASDQAGYITGEVINISGGMVM
- the acpP gene encoding acyl carrier protein — translated: MSAEIKDKVYDIIVSKMGVNKDQIKLESKFADDLGADSLDTVELIMELENEFDIQIPDEDAEKISTVQQAIDYIVNK